The Hyphomicrobium sp. MC1 genome window below encodes:
- a CDS encoding sigma-54 dependent transcriptional regulator produces MSNAHQPAVLVVDDEQRSVEAIKRTLEDDFEVFTATSGAEALSILENQWIQLVLCDQRMPGMSGVDVLSEARRRWPEVMRVVITGYTDPNDIIDLVNKAGIYHFISKPWHPEELLLVVRNATQLFMLQREHERLSVELKLLGPSVQNRLNEQRKQLRKGFNFDNIVRAPGSPLNAVCDMAARIAGFDVPTLILGETGTGKELMARAIHYCSLRSDKPFYAVNCAAISDDLLESELFGHQKGAFTGAHAHRLGLLSQAHEGTIFLDEIGDISPAFQVKLLRFLQEGEVRAVGANNTVKVDVRVIAATNRDLAQEVASGRFRDDLYYRLATFPISVPPLRKRICDVAPLANALLERAAIRHGLKAVEFAPETIKRMCAYSWPGNVRELENQVTRMLILSKDQTLGADLLDTNILYADGAEAVPDPIVDTFVGGPGQLRERVERLEAKIIRETLIRCKGNKSRTAEELGLSRVGLRAKLLRYDIEDGSDADALLSEIEPESDFPH; encoded by the coding sequence AGCGCTCGGTCGAGGCGATAAAACGTACCCTCGAAGACGATTTCGAGGTTTTCACCGCGACCAGCGGAGCGGAAGCATTATCCATTCTAGAAAACCAATGGATACAGCTTGTCCTGTGCGATCAGCGGATGCCTGGGATGTCAGGCGTCGACGTGTTGAGCGAGGCGCGACGTCGCTGGCCCGAAGTAATGCGCGTTGTGATTACCGGCTATACCGACCCGAACGATATCATCGATCTCGTGAACAAGGCCGGGATCTATCATTTCATCTCGAAGCCTTGGCATCCCGAGGAGCTGCTCCTCGTTGTCCGCAACGCGACACAGCTTTTCATGCTCCAACGCGAGCATGAACGTCTTTCCGTCGAGTTGAAGTTGCTCGGACCGTCTGTTCAAAATCGCTTGAACGAACAGCGCAAGCAGCTTCGCAAAGGCTTCAACTTCGACAACATCGTCCGCGCACCGGGTTCACCACTCAATGCAGTGTGCGATATGGCAGCGCGCATTGCAGGGTTCGATGTCCCGACGCTCATCCTCGGTGAAACCGGGACAGGCAAGGAACTGATGGCCCGCGCCATCCACTACTGCAGCCTACGTTCGGACAAGCCGTTCTACGCGGTGAATTGCGCCGCCATTTCGGATGATCTTCTCGAAAGTGAACTCTTCGGCCACCAGAAAGGCGCCTTTACGGGGGCGCACGCCCACAGGCTGGGTCTTCTCAGCCAAGCGCATGAAGGCACGATCTTCCTCGATGAAATCGGCGACATCTCGCCGGCTTTTCAAGTGAAGCTGCTGCGCTTCCTGCAAGAAGGTGAAGTCCGGGCGGTTGGCGCCAACAACACGGTAAAAGTCGACGTCCGTGTCATCGCCGCCACCAATCGCGATCTCGCGCAAGAGGTTGCAAGCGGACGCTTTCGCGATGACCTCTACTATCGCTTGGCGACCTTCCCGATTTCAGTCCCGCCTTTACGTAAACGCATTTGCGATGTTGCGCCGTTGGCAAATGCACTTCTGGAACGCGCCGCGATCCGTCACGGTTTGAAAGCCGTGGAATTCGCGCCTGAGACGATCAAACGGATGTGTGCCTATTCGTGGCCCGGCAACGTCCGCGAACTGGAAAATCAGGTTACGCGAATGCTGATCCTGTCGAAGGACCAGACGTTGGGCGCGGACTTACTCGATACCAACATTCTCTATGCTGACGGCGCCGAAGCCGTTCCGGACCCTATCGTCGATACATTTGTAGGAGGTCCCGGACAGTTGCGCGAGCGCGTGGAGCGGTTGGAAGCCAAGATCATTCGCGAGACGTTGATCCGCTGCAAAGGCAACAAGTCGCGCACCGCAGAAGAGCTCGGCCTGTCGCGAGTGGGATTGCGCGCAAAGCTTCTCCGTTACGACATCGAAGATGGAAGCGACGCGGACGCCCTGCTGTCCGAGATCGAGCCCGAATCCGATTTTCCGCACTGA